A genomic stretch from Aerococcaceae bacterium zg-1292 includes:
- a CDS encoding dUTP diphosphatase gives MEKKRGFEVVSYYEHQHIQLPKRATHHAAGYDIEASEDIVLPSFWHELMRYLLQEMKQWIYQTPDKKDEHVARLRDKLLKPTLIPTGLKAYMQDDEYLQIINRSSNPLKRFLVLPNSVGIIDSDYYNNEANEGHIFVQMLNFGLVDQKIKKGERIAQGIFTSFLKIDSDAGGQGVRTGGFGSSDK, from the coding sequence ATGGAAAAAAAAAGAGGTTTTGAAGTTGTGTCATATTACGAACATCAACATATTCAGTTGCCTAAGCGTGCCACGCATCACGCAGCAGGTTATGATATTGAAGCAAGCGAAGATATCGTCTTGCCGAGTTTTTGGCATGAATTAATGCGTTATTTATTACAAGAAATGAAACAATGGATTTATCAAACACCCGATAAAAAAGACGAACACGTAGCGAGATTGCGAGATAAATTATTAAAACCAACACTTATTCCAACAGGATTAAAAGCGTATATGCAAGATGACGAATATTTACAAATTATTAATCGTTCAAGTAATCCATTAAAACGATTTTTAGTTTTACCAAATAGTGTCGGTATTATTGATAGCGACTACTATAACAATGAAGCCAATGAAGGACATATTTTTGTTCAAATGCTAAACTTTGGTTTAGTCGATCAAAAAATTAAAAAGGGTGAACGTATTGCTCAAGGTATTTTCACGTCATTTTTAAAAATCGATAGTGATGCAGGAGGACAAGGCGTGCGCACTGGAGGATTTGGTTCTTCGGATAAATAA
- the radA gene encoding DNA repair protein RadA yields the protein MAKKKVMYECMACGYESPRWLGKCPECGGWNQMEEQLVTSSSIDKRVQVQTSKQPLSRGAKQLHEIQYTNESRVNTDFSEFDRVLGGGVVNGSLVLIGGDPGIGKSTLLLQVSLQLANKGQKLLYVSGEESLSQIKMRAERLSLNSNQFYLLSETDLTAVAGEIQRIEPDMVIIDSIQTMTSPEHNGVAGSVSQLRETTNLLMRIAKDNQIAIFIVGHVTKEGNIAGPRMLEHMVDTVLYFEGEKHNRFRILRAVKNRFGSTNELGVFEMLDVGLQEVTNPSELFLEERLPGATGSTVVAALEGTRTILAEIQSLMTPTVFGNAKRTASGIEHQRVSLLLAVMEKHCGLLVQNQDAFFKTTGGVRLDEPAIDLAIAMSIASSYWNRPTQIDDCFVGEIGLTGEIRRVTQVKERIVEANKLGFKRIFVPKNNVQGLTLNTTIEVIPVSTIKQALAIVFPR from the coding sequence ATGGCGAAAAAAAAGGTAATGTACGAGTGCATGGCTTGTGGTTATGAATCGCCACGATGGTTAGGTAAGTGTCCTGAATGTGGCGGCTGGAACCAAATGGAAGAACAATTAGTGACGTCATCGTCGATTGATAAGCGTGTTCAGGTTCAAACATCAAAACAGCCGTTGTCACGCGGGGCTAAGCAGTTGCATGAAATTCAATACACTAATGAATCACGTGTGAATACAGATTTTTCAGAATTTGACCGTGTCCTTGGTGGAGGCGTTGTAAATGGTTCTTTAGTATTGATTGGTGGCGATCCCGGGATTGGTAAATCCACCTTACTCCTACAGGTTTCATTGCAATTAGCCAATAAAGGTCAAAAGTTATTATATGTATCGGGGGAAGAAAGTTTATCACAAATCAAAATGCGTGCAGAGCGACTCTCGTTGAACAGTAATCAATTTTATTTATTGTCAGAAACAGATTTGACTGCTGTAGCTGGTGAAATTCAGCGCATTGAACCTGATATGGTAATTATTGACTCTATTCAAACCATGACGTCACCAGAACATAATGGTGTTGCCGGTAGTGTCTCACAATTAAGAGAAACGACGAATTTATTAATGCGTATTGCTAAAGACAATCAAATTGCTATATTTATTGTTGGACATGTAACTAAAGAAGGTAATATCGCCGGACCAAGAATGTTGGAACATATGGTGGATACAGTATTGTATTTTGAGGGTGAAAAGCATAATCGTTTTCGTATTTTACGTGCGGTGAAAAATCGTTTTGGTTCAACGAATGAATTGGGTGTCTTTGAAATGCTTGACGTAGGGTTACAAGAAGTCACCAATCCATCGGAATTATTTTTAGAAGAACGATTACCAGGCGCTACCGGTTCAACGGTCGTAGCGGCGCTAGAAGGTACACGAACGATTTTAGCGGAAATACAGTCGCTAATGACCCCCACAGTTTTTGGGAACGCAAAACGTACAGCTAGTGGAATTGAACATCAACGTGTTTCGCTTTTATTGGCAGTAATGGAAAAACATTGCGGATTGCTAGTTCAAAATCAAGATGCTTTTTTTAAAACAACAGGTGGGGTACGATTAGATGAGCCAGCTATTGACTTAGCAATTGCGATGAGTATCGCATCTAGTTACTGGAATCGACCAACGCAGATTGATGATTGTTTTGTAGGTGAAATTGGTTTAACAGGTGAGATAAGACGAGTAACGCAAGTGAAAGAACGGATTGTTGAAGCTAATAAATTAGGGTTTAAACGCATCTTTGTACCTAAAAATAATGTCCAAGGATTAACATTAAACACGACGATTGAAGTCATCCCAGTTTCCACTATTAAACAAGCATTGGCAATTGTATTTCCAAGGTAA